DNA from Microtus ochrogaster isolate Prairie Vole_2 unplaced genomic scaffold, MicOch1.0 UNK91, whole genome shotgun sequence:
ACTCAAGGAGAGCTAGAGAGAAAGGTACAGAAGAAGTGCTTCTTAGCAAAAGGCTGCTGTAAGCATCTCCCTAGCAACCAGATGGAAGGCTCTTTTAGCAACGGGAAGCTGTATGTAGTTGTCATGGCAACTGGGCTACTTGGCTAGAAAAAGGAATTGCTTAGCAATAGGCAGCGGTTGGGGGCCACCCCTTGAGAGGCGCCTCACCCAGGGAAATCTGCTTGACGTCCAGATCCCAGGCCTCCTCCTCGACGCGGGCAGGCAGGGAGCAGGCTCCCGGCGAGAGGCCGGGAAGGGACGGGCCAGCATGCTCAAAGGATGATACCGCTACGGAGGCCCGGGTGCGGGCGGCTGCAgagagtggggagtggggtggtggGGTGCTGGTGTGGAAAAGTCCTCCTGGCTCCTGGAGGAGTCCCACATTTTGGGAAGTGTTGCCCACTCAGGACTCAGTATCCTTCCTAACAACTCCCCTTTGCTTTTATATCATTGGTCAAGGCCCGACTGGGAGCACAGCCCCGCCCCCTGCACCCTGAACCTTACCTCTTCCGGTGAGCAGGGCACTCAGTGTCCGTTCTCCGAGGGCTTTAATGTCCAGGAAAGGTTTATTCCCAATGCCCATGGAAACCATCTGCTGCACGCGGAGCTCTAGGGAACAGAGACCCTGTTTACAACCTTCTctcggccctcctgcctcagggttAGCACACTGCTGTTGACTCTCttacccctccccttctccccttccttgaCCAGCATGGCATAGACCGTAAGGGTGATGTTTGGCCTCTTCAGACATGCATCTGTTCTTTGCTATATAGTTCATCCTGTCCATTTGGCCTCCTGGCcacctggggtgtgtgtgtgtgtgtgtgtgtgtgtgtgtgtgtgtgtgtgtgtgcatttgcacatcTGTTATGGATGAGGAATACACATTTGGAGGTTAGGGCACACTGGTGTCAGTTGATCTTCATTTTCCCCTGTGTTTATGGCTGACCTCTTGATTGTTTTTGGTGTGCATATGCCAGGATGGCTGCATGGCAAGCTTCTGGAGGAAATTCCTGTCCGTCTCCCATGTGCTCTGTAGCAGGGATGAGATTACAGATGTCCCTGTTACTACATTTGCGGAACTGctggcttttgtgtgggttcagggatttgaactcaggtcttcacacttgcatgACAAGCACGTTTCATGGAACACTCAGCTGCCCTTTATCGTAGACATTAAGAGCAAAACTCATGCTTTTGTGCATCTGCGTGATTTGTCAAGTGCTTCTATATGTGTCACCTACTCGACCCTCCCATCACACTGAGCTGAAGAGAGCACTTTGCCTTTTTCAGATTGATAGAATGATTCAGAAAATCACAACAACGACGAAACCCAAATCAAAGCCCAGTACCaaccaacaacaaagaaaagctaTTGGTCTGGGTCACACCAGTCCCCCTAAGCCCAGTCCAGTAAGCAGTTCTGCACCTCTTGTGGAGACATTTGCTCTTTTCCTCGGAATTTCtagctttctctttccttacGGATAGTTCTGTCTTGGCCATAGCTCTTGCTTGAACCAGCCCTTGAGCTGTCTCTGAAGGCATCCTGTCATCTCCATACTCCAAGCTCCACCCATCTAGTCCGCCCATTACCTTTGTTGTGGGCTGCCTGTCTCCACAGCAGCTGGGCAATAGAACTTGTCCACTTGAGTTTGGTCTCTGGAGAGGCAGCCTGCAAAGTGTATGCTTCTCGTGTGCGCCGTCGCCGAAACCATAGCTCAAAACAGAGCCCACTCTCCCCGATGTTTTCCGTCAGCCCCATGTCAGCAGTCtgaggaagggcaggagagacagccctgacttacagaaggaaaagagggctCACGGAGACATGAAGCAACTGTCTCAAGAGCTTACCAGGGTTTTAGTAAGGATACACCCCATGTGTATGCTATTCCAAACACAGACCTTTGCCTCTGCCCTACCTCTGAAGAGCTGGAACTAACGCAGGACAGTTTGGAAACCATTAGTATTATTCCACCTGACCCAGGACTGTGGGCTGCTATGGATGCTTATATCTGGTTAGCGCCCAAAGCAAGATCTGTCTCTTGAGTTCTATCTACTTCAGTGAAGTTAAAGGGTGTCTGTGTAACATCTTTTCTCTTCACATACCAGGTACCACCTTTAACTCAAAACACAcgtgtgggttttttgttttttgagacaggatttctctgtgtagcccaggctggcctgaaactcagagatccacctgtctctgcttcccgagtgctgggattgaaggaatgCACCCACCACCCCCCAGCAGGCATATGTGTTCTCATTCGGAaggtctttttccattctgtcttGAAATGCCTCCATAAGTCTTCTGACACCCTAAAATTGATGATTAATTAGAGACCAAAACCTATTTTAGGTGATGGAGATTCTGAACCTGTTTGAGGTTAAACTTCCAGAATATCCTGAGTTCTTAGGAAGACCATGGCTCAGTATCCCTACTCCATGCCATGTACCTTGAATGCCTGCTTGTAGGTGAAGGTCTCAGATCCCCCCTCAGAGCCCTTGAACTTGCTGAACAAGAGCAGATCCTCAAAGAGAAAGACGTGGCGGAGGCACTTTTTCCGGCCACAGAAGACGGTGAATGGGTCCCGATGCAGGAGCTGTCCTTGTTCCTTCAGATCTagctggagaaaggagaagggatgcCTTGGTCAGGGAGGGCTTCAGCCTAATCCTATCGCTGCTTCTCATGCCCAACTGCCTAGCAGCCGCCATTCCTCCAAGTCCGTGCCCAGCCTGCCATGTCTTTGTGTACTGGAGATGCAGAAAGAAAGCCAGCAAAGAACGTGGGTTCATCTaaaccagcggttctcaaccttcctagtgccgAGACACTTGAAAGCCGTTCCTCATaaggtggtgacccccaaccataaaattattttcgttgctactttatagccataattttgctactgttatgaattgtaatgtaactatctgtgttttctgatgttcttagGCAGCCCCCattgaaagggtcatttgaccttgGAAGGGTTgcaacctgtgggttgagaaccaccgatCTAGAGGGAGTGCAGTTCTAGCCTAATCAGAATCAGTGTGGGAAAGAGATCAGGTTGAGGAAGAAGCAGTAGGCTAGACACGTGGAAACAGACAGGCAAGAAGAACCGGGAAAGGAGGGGACAAGCACAGGGCTCATGTAGAACAGAGAGTGTTGGACGTAATTGAGGCAATGAAAGACAGACTAGGGCCCTCAGACTTAGGGTCTGCTTTTATGGAACTGtttcgagccagggtttctctgtagctctagaacaggcttttgtagaccaggctggcctcgaactcacagagatctgcttgcctctgcctcccgggtgctgggattaaaggcatgcaccaccaccgcctggctcccgaCACTGTTTCTAAGGTCACAGAGTTACAGTTTGAACAAGAGTCAGCAGAGGCCAGGACCTTACCTCACAGCCCCGCACAGCTTCTACTGCGAGCAGATCTCTGCCTCGGGCCTCTTGTTCCTGGAGCAACTGTACAGCAGTCCTGAGGGCCTGGCGCTCGGAGCTTAGCTCAGGCCCAGCTTCCCTCAGGAGCTCCTCCAGGAGCTGTCCATACCGAGCCAGCTGCTCCAGGGGCTGTTGAAGGGCCTGAGGCAAGCAAGGGCTGCTCTCCAAAGAACCCTAGGGAAGAACCATAGCCTGGGATGAGAAGACCTGCAGCCAGGGCAGGGCCAGGGTGGGGGCCGGGCCGGGCTGGGGCGGGGCCGAGGCTGGGGCGGGGCCGAGGCTGGGGTGGGGCCCAAATCTCAGGACACGGATGTGATAGGCTGGGGTATACGCTTTGGGGAACAGAGGAAGACCTGGAGATATACTCTTAAAGGTAGAGCAAGGGGCCTacaagacggctcagtgggtaaacgtgttttctaccaagcctgacaacccgagtttcatccctgggacccacatgacagAAAGAGAGATTGACTCATGGAGTTTCtcctctggccacacacacacacacacacacacacacacacacacacgcatgtgtggacacgtacacacacacacacacacacacctttcaataaaaatgtaaaaaaaaattttttttcaaaataaagagaaaaaaatacagatgtCAATGAGATGGCCCAGAAGctaaaggcatttgtcaccaagcctgggaATCAAGCTCCATCCCTAGGAGTCCGGTGGTGAAATGAGAGAACTAGCTCCTGTGAACNNNNNNNNNNNNNNNNNNNNNNNNNNNNNNNNNNNNNNNNNNNNNNNNNNNNNNNNNNNNNNNNNNNNNNNNNNNNNNNNNNNNNNNNNNNNNNNNNNNNNNNNNNNNNNNNNNNNNNNNNNNNNNNNNNNNNNNNNNNNNNNNNNNNNNNNNNNNNNNNNNNNNNNNNNNNNNNNNNNNNNNNNNNNNNNNNNNNNNNNNNNNNNNNNNNNNNNNNNNNNNNNNNNNNNNNNNNNNNNNNNNNNNNNNNNNNNNNNNNNNNNNNNNNNNNNNNNNNNNNNNNNNNNNNNNNNNNNNNNNAGCTGTCCTGTGCTGAAGGGGAGCCAGCTCTCAGCCATTTATGCTCACACCTTTCACGCGAACTCCTTTGACCCTCAAGCGCCGGTGAGCCGGACAAAGTGCATACTGCCCTTGGTTATCACACGCAGAAACAGGCTTAGGGGCcgaagagacggctcagcagtcaggagcagaggacctgggctcagttcccggcacccacatagtGTCTCCTAAGTGTCTTTAACTCTACTTTAAGGTGACCTGATCCCCTCTTTGGCCTCCTTGTGCACTGGGCACAGTGCAGTACACTTACGTACcacatacatacctgcaggcaaacagccacacacatacaataaaaataaataaatctgccaggcagtagtggtgcacgcctttaatcccagcacttgggaggcagaggcaggccgatctcagtaaattcaagaccaacctggactaTTTAATGAGTTCGTGAAGGGTTGTGTTCTCTGAGAGGTCAAGCTGGGGTGAGTTTTTAGGTCTTCCTGGTTCCTTCTCTTACAAAATTTTCTCattctactttgtgtgtgtgcacacacgctgCAGTCAGAACACGACTCATTTTCAGGAACCACTTCTCTCATTCTACCATGTTGTTTCTGGGCTGGAACTCAGTGGTCGGTCTTGGAGGGAAGCATACCTTCCTGCCATCTCATGGACTCACTTTTCTTAGGAAGGTTTACCTTGGCCGAGGGGGTGAGTGCAGCCAGACCACTCTCCAGTTTATGTCTGTGCTTCACGAACTGTGCATAGAGGTTGAACTGGTCCCCCTGTACCAGTAAGGAAGAGGTAGTAAGTGTCCCTGGTGAGGGACCTGTAGAtgcttttcttctcccatccccactGCCCGAGGAGGGATAAGCGGACAGCACTCTGCTAGCCAGGAATCGACAGTGAAGTTCATACAACACCAGAAGACAAGTAATACTGGGCCAAGTTGAGGGACCGcacaagagggagggagggggagaagtgagGAGGACTGTAGATAGGGCAGAATGCGGGGAGAAGATTTGGGAGTTTAGTGGGTTGCTCACATGGCGAAGGAAGCAGGCCCCAATGCGCAGGGGATGGGTGCTGCAGCCTTGAAGCTCCTGTAGGAAGTGCGATCCGTGGAAGCTGCGAAGTCTCTCTCGGGCACTCAGGGCCGCGGCCCAGGTGCAGCGAAGCTCGGAAGTGAGCTCGGGCCCAGGCGGTGGCACCGGCTCATTCAGAGCGGTGATGTACTCTTGCTCACAGGCAATCAGTTCCGACACTAGACGCTGCTGGGCACTGTAGGCACGACCAGAGTAGCAGAGGCGTCACTAGGCATCACTCTGGCATGGGAAAGAGTCGCTGTCCCCAGCTGTTCTCTCCCGGTCTGAACTCTCACCTGATGCTGCGTTTGCGCTCCATTCGAGGCGTGCCTACTCCCCAGGGCCCATCTGGTCCTCCAGCCCGACCCAACAGCACGTGTTCTCGGGGTGAACACGTCCTGTCCACCACTTCAGTACTGGTGACTTCCAGGCCTCGGATCAGCACAGCCCTCGGGGGTCTTCCATCTACTTCTGGAGTTAGCTCAAGGCCTTCCTCCTCATGGTTTTCCCCACACGGGGTCAGAGAGCAATGTGATGGGGCTGCCAGGGGTCCAGGGCTgctgggaagaagcagggagcTGAGGCTGGGTGAAGGACTGTGGGCTCCATGCTGGGCCCCTGTGCTGCTGGCACTGTCTGCCCTTCGTCGTCTGTGGCCTCGAGGGCTGGCCTcttctcccagctgctgctgAATCCTTCTTTCCAGCTCTTGGCAGCGTGCCCGGCATCGGCCCCATTCTCGAAGGACTGCTGGGCTGCCCAGGTCCAGAGCCAGGGCTCGCATCTCCTGGAAGGTGCCCGCACTGGGCTCCGGGGCCCGCCGCAGGGCTAGGGCTGCCAGCACAGCGTCACGCCCAGGTCCAGCTCCCTCCAGCCGAGCAGAACCCTCATCTACCCATTCGTGTGCCTACGAAAGCCAAACAGGTTGGAGGTGGAGGAAAACGGTGAGGGCACGCGCCACTTAGAAACACGTATCCCACCGCCAATGGCTCCCTTGGGGCCTGCCCAGCATCACAGCATAACCTTGGAGATGGCACGGACACAGAGGAGCTAGTACTTACACACACAGCACGGAGTCAAGCTTGTACTAATTGCTTTCACACAGTGCCTCACCTAACTTTCACAGCAGATGTGCAAATGTCTTCAAAGGACCTACCTCGGGTCATTCAGCCTGGGCAAGCTAAAAGCCAGAGCCAAGGAGACGGGCTTCTAAGGTACCACTCTTAGCCGCCGCCTGACCAACTTCTCCAGGCTGAAGAGAGAAAATCGGCTCAGGAGGGCGCTCTGCACCCACCTGTTGGAAGAAGCGCTGCAGCCGGAGCGCCCGATGGAGGCCACTCTCAACCTGCTCCAGCCGTTGTTCGAAGACATCCAGAACTTTCTGGGAGGTGATGTCTTCCTCCAGAGCCAAAGCTTCCCGGGCCTGGGCGAGGCGCTCCTGGAGAGAGGGGTCTGAGCTCAGATCTGGTCCTCTCCCcgtgacccccacccccatctcctctctgtccttACCTGCACCTCAGTGCTGAAAGCCCGAAACCGCAGTTCTGTCTCTTGCAAGACCGAGAGTGAGTTCCCTGGCATGGCAAAGCTGGCCAGCTGCTCTTCCCCTGGGCCAGAAAGCCACTGCAACAcctgagagggaaggggaggtggtGACAGGACCAGGCTAAGACCCACTTGGCTGCCATCACCCCAAATGCAGTCTCTCTGGTGCTGTGAGACTCATGCCGTGAATGACAACAGTTCCCATAGGATTAAATGAGAAGCTGGCTATGCCATCTTTGGTAAAGTGCTATAGGATCAGAGCTGGGAGGAGACCGGGGTTATTGTGCCAGGGCCAGGCCAGGATGAGGAAACAGGTAAAACGGAAGGATGAAAGTTACTTGGATAACAGGGCCAAGAGGAATTCTACATCTACTGTGTGGTGAGCAGGAACCTAGGCAGCAAGCCTGAAACAGCCCAGGAGatgcgtgtgtatgtgggtgtgcgtgtgtatgtgtgtgtgagggtgtatgtctgtgtgtatccagTTCCAGTCCAACTTTCCTACTGTAGAGAATCTCCTACTCTTTCTGAAATGCTTGACTAATTTTTTCCTCCGAAGAAAGCCTGGAAGCTAGGGTGGAGCAGCTGGAAAATAAGAAGTCTCAGAATGCTCCTCAAAGTCAGGGCCAGCGAGAGCACTTCTGGAGTCCTTTACTGACTTCACGCCCCATCCTACCCACCTGTGTGCTGTCTGTACAGGACGGGCAACTCGGCAGCAACATCTATACCTGGCAGAGCTAGATCTCAAAGCTAAACACTTTAACATCCAAATTCTGTTTTCAAAGTAGGTTTTTAAATGGGCATGGATATCTAGTAGTAGGAGATAACCCTGGATGGAATAACAGAAGCCAGCAGGCAGCCCCAGAACACAAAACCCTGGCTCCCTTTGGCACTGACTTTGAGATGACCCTTTTATACCTACATACAGATCCACGGGGTATATATTCACAGTACAGGAGCTAAGGAAAAACACCAGATTTTAAGTCCCTCTTCCCTTCACAGTGCACAGACAGCAAACTCCCACAGAGCTTAAATCCAGAAGAGAAGGACCAAGGTTCAGAGAAGCCAGTCTTATTCTTGAATCTTAAGAGGCCTGTGGTTCCTCTCAGTGGCTGACAATGTAGGAGGAGACAGGGCCTTTTGGCCTCCATTTTGGAGGATGGTAACACATAAGGAGTCAAGGAAAATGTGGAGCCAAAGAGCTCAGCTATTAACTACCAGGCTCATTTAGGCTGGCATCCCCGCAAGGCGATGAAGGCAGGAGCATGAGGAGCAccagctacatagtgacttccaggccaacctgggccacatCAGATCTCCTCTCAGAAGactcccaaacaaaaacaaaactcggTTGCACTGAGCCAAGAGCTGATTCCAGGGTTCCCTTTGGGCGGAGAACACTTCCCATGATATCTAATGATCCTGACCAAAGACAGACAGGAGGCTGACCTTCTGGCTTCTTTCTGCTGGTGCAGAGATGCTCCTGCCCTCGTGCTGAGCCTCACACTTCTATGACTGACCtccaagggaggaaggagggatgcGGTTAAGCAGGGGCCAGGCTCCCAGGCTAAGGGTTTGGGGAATCTCCTCACCTGCTGGAGTTGGCGCAAGCGCTGGCGTTGTTCCTGCTTCTGCACGCGTAGGTTGGAGAGACGCACAAGTTGGTGGATGGCCTCATCTACCTCCTGGTATAACACAGCTGGGCCTGGACCCTCTAGCCTGGGGAAAGAGAGACGACACTGAGTCTCTGCCCTTGTCAAGCTCACCAGTTCTGCCTTTGTATCCGCAGGGATGCAAACATCGCAGGTGTCATGACAGCGGGAATGAGGCCGCGAGGGTTATAAGTGTAAAGACACGGCATCTTACAGgtaaaagcagaataaaaattaTCTGTCACTTCAGGGTTAGGTCACCTCTCTGCGACCTGCCTCCCCGCGCCCCCATTTGCCTCGCCACAGCCACACCCGTCTCTCATACTTGCTGCTGTGGGTGGAGCGCATGCGCATCAGGACGGCTCCGCCAGTCCGCTGTAGCGCCGCCAGCCGAGGATCTGCCAGCACCTTTTGCAGGGGCTCGGGAGTTCCCACCGCCTCCTTGGGACAAGGAGATACTCGGAGTTCCACTAACGCGCCAACCCAGTCCCACCCCTTCCACACCCGCCGTTAGTCCACCTGGGTCCACACCTCTTCCTTTGCTTCCGCTGCTCCCTCTAGCTCCTCGATGGCCTGCTGCACAGAGGCCAACACACCCTGGCACAAGCTGCACAGCCTTGCCACCTCCTGCAATCCACATACAGAGATGAAGGTAAGGGCCGGGTTCAGGGTAAGAAACACACTGGGCATGGCGGGTCtttctgtagtcccagcactcgggaggtagaggtgggtggatctctgagtctgagaccagctggCCTGCATACtcagtcccaggacagccagggttataaagagagaccctgtctcaaaaacaaagaaaggaaaataaataaatgtagagacaaacaaacaaataaataaaataaaaaaccacaggATGGAGATGGAGTCCTGGTGACCTTTGTGGAAATAATGTTAGGTTTAGTTTGTTTCTGAGTTTGTTGCTTCCAAGTTATACAATATTGGGCAAGCCCACAATtcctaaaattcattttattcaaTAGTAAAGTCAGAATAAATATAGATTTTGTAAAATCTAAGGAAGTGATATCAGCCTTGCACTGGAATGGTCACAGCACACGGGACAGCTTGGTATGTGAGTTTCCTTTGCCATCCCGCCTTGGTCTTCACTCTGCCAAGCCCCGCCTCCAGCTCTCCATATCTGCTGCGCTAAGAACTGTTTGTAGTCAACTGTGATCACGCTGATTCCTCTATTCTTAAGCACTTACTACACTTAGATTCAGAGAAGCGTGAAGGTAAGCGACAGAGGCTCTCTAGAGACCAGGCCAAGGGGGAAGATCCTGCACCTCGTGGATACTGGTATAGAGAGAAGGCACTAAAGGCACCATCTCCAGAAGTGATGTAAAGTCACATGGAACCAACTCCGAGCACTTTCTAGACACCAACAAAGCTATCACAAATACTTCCCTGCTTGTTTTATGTCTTAAAAGCCCCTACTAGAAAGCATCCATTAATGTTAATAATCTGACaaacttggggggcagggagctggaaagattgctcagtggtatttttcttccagaggacccaggtttgatttgcAGCACTCACATGTGGTTCTGATGGCTCCAGTCTCTAGGGACACCCACGTGCGTGGCGTTtactcacagacacagagacatacgTACACgcttaaaaatgaaacaaatcttacaaaactaaaagaataTTACAAAGGTGGGTGGTAACTGGAAAGACAGTTCACAGGTtgaaagcacttgttgctcttgcagagaacttgtGTTGAGTACACagacccacagggtggctcacaaccttctgaaACTCCAATTCCCgggtatcagatgccctcttctggctttctggGCACctggcacatgtgtgcctgaaaatacatgtatgtggagcacatacatacatgcaggcaaaatattcatacacataagataaaaaaataatttagcgAACCCTTCCCATCTTCACAGCGGCCAACAGCATCTGATCAAGGTTCAGGAGTCAGAACTATTTTGTGAACTGAACGGAACCGCATCTCCCAGCCCCACGGTTATGCCTGTCTTTGTCTTCCGCCTACATTTCCAGCTCTCAGATTTCTAGGTGCTGTTTACCTGATGTATCTCCACCCAGTGGTTGGGGGAGAGGTCCCTGTGACCCCCCAAGTCCCATGGGAGCTCCTCTGGCTTGGCCACTCTTTTCAGGTCCTTTTCTGACAATGGCTCAGCTCCCTGTAGACACAGGAAAGTTTTGCGCAGGCCCCTTGGGATTCAGTgagcttcccctcccctttccctcgcTGACATGGGGGGACACTAGTGGACGAGAACCTACCTTAAGTCCACAGAGTTCAGGTGGAGGGTTTTCATGAGTGAGAATCACCAGCCGCTGAATGAGCGGAGGGTTGCCCGAGTCCTAAGTGCAAAGAAAAATAGCTCTAAACTTTGGACAGCTAGCTGGCCTGGCATGGCTGCCACTGGAGAAAAGCGAGGACCTCAAGACATGCCTGTCATGGGTTGTTGATTACCTGAAGCTGACTCAAGGCAGGAATAAGTGCTGGAGGCAGTGGGGGCGCCTTGCGAAGGTCAAGCAGGGTGGTTAGCCCCAATAACTGGAGATCAGGCCTGTGGAGGTAAGGAGAGCCAAAgaagacatgtgtgtgtgcgcgtgtgtgcgtgcgtgtgtgtgtgcatgtatgtgtgcgtgcacgtgtgtgtgtgcatgtatgtgtgcgtgcatgtgtgtacgtgcatgcgtgcatgtgtgtgtgcatgtatgtgtgcgtgcgtgcatgtgtgtgtgcatgtatgtgtgcgtgcgtgcatgtgtgtgtgtatgtgtgtgcgtgcacacgtgcacacgctgAGGAGACAGCAAACAACAGAAGAAAGCgcaggtcatctggcttggtgCTAACAGCCTTCAGAAGTTAACGCTACTATATTTGGGAAGCAATGAGCAAACGGCCGAGGTCTGGGACATGTGCCCAGCAGGCGACCTAACAATCACAAGCCTACACTGACATGGCTACTGGGTGGGAGGACTAGAACTCGATGTGCTATGATGGATACATCCAAGGCCTTGGCGTTTATCTGAGGTACTCAGCGTCACAAAGTATTTGCTGTCTGAATGATTCTGCGCACTGATAATCTGGGCTCTACCGCAGAGGCGAGACAGCCAGCAGTGTTGATTTTGAAAACCACGAAGCCATCCTGGAAGTCAGAATTGGTCAAGGTGGACGGCCTGGAAACCGAGGCCTGGAAGTCGCAGGCAGTGCCTTGAGAAAgaaagcagccccccccccccgactgcGACTGCGCGAAGGCCCAGGGTGCTGAAGCTGGCCGCGCTTACCTCAGCAGCGAGTGCAGGTAACGAAGGGCGCTGCTCAATGTCTCTTCGGACGGTGAGGGCTCCTCAGGCAGGCACGGAGGTGTGATCGTCAGCAAAGCTCTCCCAGTCTGATCGACCCCTCCTGAAGACAGAAAACGGCCAGGCTATCCTGGCTGGGAGCAATCTTTGACTATCTCCCCAccaccttccctccttcccactctgtgtgtgtgcttagcatgtccttgtttgtgtgtgcatacacgtgtacgtgtgtggaggccagaggtcaatgtagGCTCTTTTGTGATCATTTTCCACAGgaactctcactgaacctggattaTCTCTGGCTTAGCTAGACTGCCTGGGCAATGAACACCAGAAATCCAgttcccttttccttccagcGCTGGGTTACAGATCAGTGCCGTGACCAGCtctcctgtgggtgctggggatctgaactcagcccTCCTGCTTGTGAAGCTGGCACTttaccggctgagccatctccccagcccctttcctcTTATTCACAGATGCCCACTGACCAGTCAGAACGAAGAATCCTGATGCCATCAAGTCCCAAGCTACAGGTGGGTCATCCAAGATGGAAACTGGGGGTGTTTCTTCTGGAATGCTGTCTTTTACATCCTGCAAAGTCTCCAGAGGCTGTTTTGGGGGGTCAGATAGGATGAACCCTGGACCTGTGGATCCTGTGCAGATAGAGGCAGAGTTACTCTATTCTGTTCCCAGCTAAACCACAGCTTCTCCTCTAGTCCCCTTCCCGAGCCCAGCCTGCCCTGGCCCTGCCCCGGGCCTGTCATCTCACCTGCAGTGCACACCGGGACCGACTCCTCTTGTTCACTCtctctgatcccctcttctggaGGTCCGCCATCTTCTGGGGGTGCAGGCTCTTTCCCATCTGCTGGCTTGAGTTCCTCTTTTGGTTCAGACTCTGGCTTTTCAGAATCCTCTTTCTCCTTAAGCGGGCTGCATTCTGCAGGTTCCTGTTCACTGGGTGAGGCCAGGCCGACAAGGGCTTCCTTGTCCCTGGCGCTGAGTGGGTTACCGTCCCCTTTCAAGGCAGCTCTGCCCGCAGCCcgcttctttcttctgtttcctttgcctGTTCTTCGAGGGGTACCAGGTGGTCCCCCAGCCTCCCCTGCCAGGAGGCAGGATTCAGAGGCCTCCCCCAGAGCCTCTGCTGGGGGCTCAGATGCCTCCAGGGCTGTTGCATCTGGGTCCTCAGCTCCTGGGGGTGAGTCCGAAGTGGCCCCAGTGCTGCTCCCCTCACCAGGTGGGCGTGCCCCATCCTGGTCCCGAG
Protein-coding regions in this window:
- the Arhgef40 gene encoding rho guanine nucleotide exchange factor 40 isoform X3; translated protein: MEPEPVEDCVQSTLAALYPPFEATAPTLLGQVFQVVERTYQEDALRYTLDFLVPAKHLLAKVQQEACAQYSGFLFFHEGWPLCLHEQIVVQLAALPWQLLRPGDFYLQVVPSAAQAPRLALKCLAPGGGRVQELPVPNEACAYLFTPEWLQGVNKDRPTGRLSTCLLSAPSGIQRLPWAELICPRFVHKEGLMVGHQPSTPPPELPSGPPGLPSSPLAEEVLGTRSPGDGHNAPAEGPEGEYVELLEVTLPHMRGNPVDAEASGLSRTRTVPTRKSTGGKGRHRRHRAWMHQKGLGARDQDGARPPGEGSSTGATSDSPPGAEDPDATALEASEPPAEALGEASESCLLAGEAGGPPGTPRRTGKGNRRKKRAAGRAALKGDGNPLSARDKEALVGLASPSEQEPAECSPLKEKEDSEKPESEPKEELKPADGKEPAPPEDGGPPEEGIRESEQEESVPVCTAGSTGPGFILSDPPKQPLETLQDVKDSIPEETPPVSILDDPPVAWDLMASGFFVLTGGVDQTGRALLTITPPCLPEEPSPSEETLSSALRYLHSLLRPDLQLLGLTTLLDLRKAPPLPPALIPALSQLQDSGNPPLIQRLVILTHENPPPELCGLKGAEPLSEKDLKRVAKPEELPWDLGGHRDLSPNHWVEIHQEVARLCSLCQGVLASVQQAIEELEGAAEAKEEEAVGTPEPLQKVLADPRLAALQRTGGAVLMRMRSTHSSKLEGPGPAVLYQEVDEAIHQLVRLSNLRVQKQEQRQRLRQLQQVLQWLSGPGEEQLASFAMPGNSLSVLQETELRFRAFSTEVQERLAQAREALALEEDITSQKVLDVFEQRLEQVESGLHRALRLQRFFQQAHEWVDEGSARLEGAGPGRDAVLAALALRRAPEPSAGTFQEMRALALDLGSPAVLREWGRCRARCQELERRIQQQLGEEASPRGHRRRRADSASSTGAQHGAHSPSPSLSSLLLPSSPGPLAAPSHCSLTPCGENHEEEGLELTPEVDGRPPRAVLIRGLEVTSTEVVDRTCSPREHVLLGRAGGPDGPWGVGTPRMERKRSISAQQRLVSELIACEQEYITALNEPVPPPGPELTSELRCTWAAALSARERLRSFHGSHFLQELQGCSTHPLRIGACFLRHGDQFNLYAQFVKHRHKLESGLAALTPSAKGSLESSPCLPQALQQPLEQLARYGQLLEELLREAGPELSSERQALRTAVQLLQEQEARGRDLLAVEAVRGCELDLKEQGQLLHRDPFTVFCGRKKCLRHVFLFEDLLLFSKFKGSEGGSETFTYKQAFKTADMGLTENIGESGLCFELWFRRRRTREAYTLQAASPETKLKWTSSIAQLLWRQAAHNKELRVQQMVSMGIGNKPFLDIKALGERTLSALLTGRASETLDSSGDGSPGPRTGPSLQPPHPGNSTPSLASGGILGLSRQAWLRSIKVRESFASPE